A region of Burkholderiales bacterium JOSHI_001 DNA encodes the following proteins:
- a CDS encoding DNA repair protein radc (PFAM: Protein of unknown function (DUF2466)~TIGRFAM: DNA repair protein radc): protein MSSSPACIDRVSSNALLVRDVDGQYRPASTDEVLRGARRVLATRVRRGATMSSPEAVKDYLRVTLGVLEYEVFAVLFLDAQHRILALQEMFRGTLTQTSVFPREVVKQALALNAGAVVLAHNHPSGVAEPSRADEFLTQTLRTTLQLVDVRVLDHFVVAGPDLVSFSERGLL, encoded by the coding sequence ATGTCGTCTTCCCCTGCATGCATTGACCGTGTTTCGTCGAACGCGCTGCTCGTGCGCGATGTTGATGGCCAGTACCGTCCGGCCAGTACCGACGAAGTGCTGCGCGGCGCGCGCCGTGTGCTCGCCACGCGGGTGCGCCGGGGCGCCACGATGTCTTCGCCCGAGGCCGTCAAGGACTACCTGCGCGTGACTTTGGGTGTGCTGGAGTACGAAGTGTTCGCCGTTCTCTTTCTGGACGCGCAGCATCGCATCCTGGCGCTGCAGGAGATGTTCCGCGGTACCTTGACCCAGACATCGGTGTTCCCGCGTGAAGTGGTCAAGCAAGCTCTGGCGCTGAACGCCGGGGCTGTTGTCCTGGCCCACAACCACCCCAGTGGCGTGGCTGAGCCCAGTCGTGCCGATGAGTTCCTGACGCAGACGCTGCGGACGACGCTTCAATTGGTGGACGTGCGCGTGCTGGACCACTTCGTGGTTGCAGGCCCGGACCTGGTGAGTTTTTCCGAACGCGGTCTGCTATGA
- a CDS encoding ATPase involved in chromosome partitioning (PFAM: CobQ/CobB/MinD/ParA nucleotide binding domain), protein MKTLVLCNQKGGVGKTAVATLLAHWLAQHGRRVLAVDLDHQGNFTKPLRLSGRVVSTPYGADTLLTAGPQALPAQPFVLVHGDRSLLGLERQPALHTPFARNFRAFLAAADRAFDVCVVDTNPNPDIRVIAALASADFVLSPIQLNQEAMDGVSGLLNHERVGLRKIKAVLNSKLCLLGLLPTLVEPNPFQRANFLQVVQQYHPMMIRLGSGPGAIASIPRRSCIAEAQAEGAVLWEMKKTAARDAWREMEPSIAHIGKLVCPPPASAATATTPATQEAHHDAEA, encoded by the coding sequence ATGAAGACATTGGTTCTGTGCAACCAGAAAGGCGGCGTGGGCAAGACCGCCGTGGCCACGCTGCTGGCGCACTGGCTGGCCCAGCACGGGCGTCGCGTGCTGGCCGTGGACCTGGACCACCAGGGCAACTTCACCAAACCGCTGCGTCTGTCCGGCCGCGTGGTGTCCACCCCCTACGGGGCCGACACGCTGCTGACCGCCGGCCCGCAGGCGCTGCCGGCCCAGCCCTTCGTGCTGGTGCACGGCGACCGCAGCCTGCTGGGCCTGGAACGCCAGCCGGCCCTGCACACGCCCTTTGCGCGCAACTTCAGGGCCTTCCTGGCCGCGGCCGACCGGGCCTTCGACGTGTGCGTGGTGGACACCAACCCCAACCCCGACATCCGCGTCATCGCCGCGCTGGCGTCGGCCGACTTCGTGTTGTCGCCCATCCAGCTGAACCAGGAGGCGATGGACGGCGTGAGCGGGCTGCTGAACCACGAACGCGTGGGCCTTCGCAAGATCAAGGCGGTGTTGAATTCCAAGCTGTGCCTGCTGGGCCTGCTGCCCACCCTGGTGGAGCCCAACCCCTTCCAGCGCGCCAACTTCCTGCAGGTGGTGCAGCAGTACCACCCGATGATGATTCGCCTGGGCAGCGGCCCGGGCGCCATAGCGTCCATTCCGCGCCGGTCCTGCATTGCCGAGGCGCAGGCCGAAGGGGCAGTGCTGTGGGAAATGAAGAAGACGGCCGCGCGCGACGCCTGGCGCGAGATGGAACCCAGCATCGCCCACATTGGCAAGCTGGTGTGCCCGCCGCCCGCCAGCGCGGCCACCGCCACCACCCCCGCCACCCAGGAGGCCCACCATGACGCTGAAGCTTGA
- a CDS encoding M6 family metalloprotease domain-containing protein (PFAM: FG-GAP repeat~TIGRFAM: M6 family metalloprotease domain), with protein sequence MTMPFYKKQFLFRNPDGSEVPVRGTGDQYFARFEALDGFSVLKDPVSKFFHYAKLSPDGQRLVSSGVRVGSLDPKTIGLVPHLRIGAQHALNAALSRQKILTPVQRWKVRREARRSKLARRIGAGHSTLAFGSRSRISGTYTGLCILIQFPDLAATIAREEVLNFANEINYDGFGNNGSVFDYFSAASSGLVRYTNVVTEYYTAKHKRSYYVDESIDYGERARELIIEALIELKKNGFDFGPLSRDGEKYVRALNVFYAGGLVNNWAEGLWPHSSSLSKSLFNNALFKLIGAKFFDYQITNMGDELTLQTFCHENGHMLFDFPDLYDYGAESSGVGNFCLMGYGGRHEKNPVDIGAYPKMAAGWARRVDILTRGSHVLMSGSNEFFACSNPKAANEYFLLENRQQVGRDTTLPDAGLMLWHVDEMGSNNFEQMQFNQHYECALVQADNKFDLERGVNLGDAGDLFGAPQQPCISIDASSSINWWDGRSSGINIEAISAPSDTMSFVIPGFVRFSLSDSATPKADIDSSIEGLAARYAIVGDFDGDHRTEIAIATEAPGSVGNDFWVLDYDPSTGKWRHMVPSAVQIINADFDCSAKQVAAKFAVVGDFDGDGRDEIAIAKEVPGTVGNDFWVMDYDPSTGVWRHMVPSAVQIIDADFDCSAKQVAAKFAVVGDFDGDGRDEIAIAKEVPGTVGNDFWVMDYDPSTGVWRHMVPSAVQIIDADFDCSEKQVAAKFAVVGDFDGDGRDEIAIAKEVPGTVGNDFWVMDYDPSTGVWRHMVPSAVQIIDADFDCSTEQFAARSALIGDFDGDGKPEIAIAIASDGAVGNASWIVKFDPIANHWRRLCPIAGSAGGADVEFAEVNMSAKFVFVGDFDGDGKSEIGIAPLVDGSGGNDLWLKRYLPR encoded by the coding sequence ATGACAATGCCATTCTACAAGAAGCAGTTTCTATTCCGAAATCCGGACGGGTCCGAAGTCCCGGTCCGAGGAACTGGTGATCAGTACTTCGCAAGATTTGAAGCACTAGACGGATTCTCGGTACTCAAGGATCCTGTCTCAAAGTTCTTTCACTACGCAAAGCTCTCTCCAGATGGTCAACGTCTCGTCTCAAGTGGCGTGAGAGTCGGAAGTCTCGACCCCAAGACTATCGGATTGGTTCCGCACCTGCGTATAGGTGCCCAGCATGCACTAAACGCCGCGCTATCGAGACAGAAGATACTTACGCCTGTGCAACGCTGGAAGGTTAGAAGAGAGGCCAGGCGCAGCAAATTGGCTCGTCGAATCGGAGCAGGGCACTCGACGCTTGCTTTTGGCAGTAGGAGTCGTATTTCTGGAACCTACACGGGGCTATGTATTCTCATTCAATTCCCAGATCTGGCGGCCACGATTGCTAGAGAAGAGGTTTTGAATTTCGCAAACGAGATCAACTATGACGGATTCGGAAACAATGGCTCTGTATTTGACTACTTCTCCGCCGCTTCTTCAGGCTTAGTACGATACACCAATGTCGTAACGGAATACTATACCGCCAAACACAAGCGCTCCTACTATGTTGACGAGAGTATCGACTACGGCGAACGCGCGCGCGAGTTGATAATTGAGGCGCTGATTGAACTCAAGAAGAATGGATTTGACTTTGGCCCACTTAGTAGGGATGGCGAAAAATATGTAAGAGCGCTCAACGTGTTCTATGCGGGAGGGCTTGTTAATAACTGGGCAGAAGGGCTTTGGCCCCATTCAAGTTCATTGTCAAAATCACTCTTCAATAACGCCCTATTCAAACTGATCGGAGCAAAATTCTTTGATTATCAAATAACAAACATGGGCGACGAGCTCACCCTCCAAACATTCTGCCATGAAAATGGCCATATGCTATTCGATTTTCCGGATCTCTATGATTATGGCGCAGAGTCAAGTGGCGTCGGAAACTTCTGCCTGATGGGGTATGGGGGGCGTCATGAAAAGAACCCTGTTGATATTGGCGCCTATCCAAAAATGGCGGCGGGTTGGGCTCGCCGCGTCGACATCCTCACGAGAGGTTCGCATGTATTGATGAGCGGATCGAATGAATTTTTTGCGTGCTCGAATCCAAAGGCTGCGAACGAATACTTCTTGCTCGAGAATCGCCAACAGGTAGGGCGCGACACAACGCTTCCTGATGCCGGCCTAATGTTGTGGCATGTCGATGAAATGGGAAGCAACAACTTCGAACAGATGCAGTTCAATCAGCACTATGAGTGCGCACTGGTCCAGGCCGACAACAAATTTGATCTGGAGAGGGGTGTGAACCTCGGCGATGCTGGCGACCTATTCGGCGCCCCCCAGCAACCGTGTATCTCCATTGATGCAAGTTCTAGTATCAATTGGTGGGACGGCAGAAGCTCCGGTATCAACATCGAAGCTATTTCGGCCCCAAGTGACACGATGAGCTTCGTCATTCCCGGATTTGTAAGGTTTTCGCTTTCGGACAGTGCCACACCTAAAGCCGACATCGATTCGAGTATTGAGGGTCTAGCTGCCCGATACGCAATCGTTGGAGATTTTGATGGTGACCATCGAACTGAAATCGCGATCGCAACGGAAGCTCCCGGATCAGTCGGCAATGACTTCTGGGTCTTGGACTATGACCCATCGACCGGCAAGTGGCGGCACATGGTGCCTAGCGCGGTTCAGATCATCAATGCAGACTTCGATTGCAGCGCAAAGCAAGTCGCCGCAAAGTTTGCCGTGGTTGGCGACTTCGACGGCGACGGTCGAGATGAAATCGCTATCGCAAAGGAAGTGCCTGGGACAGTCGGCAATGACTTCTGGGTGATGGACTATGACCCATCGACTGGCGTCTGGCGACACATGGTGCCCAGCGCGGTCCAGATCATCGATGCAGACTTCGATTGCAGCGCAAAGCAAGTCGCCGCAAAGTTTGCCGTGGTTGGCGACTTCGACGGCGACGGTCGAGATGAAATCGCCATCGCAAAGGAAGTGCCTGGGACAGTCGGCAATGACTTCTGGGTGATGGACTATGACCCATCGACTGGCGTCTGGCGACACATGGTGCCCAGCGCGGTCCAGATCATCGATGCAGACTTCGATTGCAGCGAAAAGCAAGTCGCCGCAAAGTTTGCCGTGGTTGGCGACTTCGACGGCGACGGTCGAGATGAAATCGCCATCGCAAAGGAAGTGCCTGGGACAGTTGGCAATGACTTCTGGGTGATGGACTATGACCCATCGACTGGCGTCTGGCGGCACATGGTGCCCAGCGCGGTCCAGATCATCGATGCAGACTTTGACTGTAGCACCGAACAGTTTGCAGCGAGGTCTGCTCTGATAGGTGACTTTGACGGCGACGGAAAGCCAGAGATTGCGATCGCAATTGCGTCAGATGGCGCAGTCGGCAATGCTTCTTGGATTGTAAAGTTTGATCCAATAGCAAATCACTGGCGGCGTCTCTGCCCAATCGCCGGCAGTGCTGGCGGTGCCGATGTTGAATTCGCCGAAGTGAATATGTCCGCCAAGTTTGTCTTTGTCGGCGATTTTGACGGGGATGGCAAGTCCGAGATTGGGATTGCTCCCCTAGTAGACGGATCCGGTGGCAATGACCTTTGGTTGAAGAGATACTTGCCAAGATGA
- a CDS encoding single stranded DNA-binding protein (PFAM: Single-strand binding protein family~TIGRFAM: single stranded DNA-binding protein (ssb)), with product MANVQVFQRHAHLAGAVKLEFVNGREGKVAKAVLTAISNSRRGSGDAREEEATAIQWTLWGKQAENAAEYLGKGSHVNIVGRVRNNNYEKDGETVYGMAFTAEEIDYLDSRAESEARRARGDEPDGAAGNHPGQGEQPAAPAASRSPKARSPRQPARASA from the coding sequence ATGGCCAACGTTCAAGTTTTCCAACGTCACGCCCACCTGGCCGGCGCGGTCAAGCTGGAGTTCGTCAACGGCCGCGAAGGCAAGGTTGCCAAGGCCGTGCTCACCGCCATCAGCAACAGCCGGCGTGGTTCCGGCGACGCGCGCGAGGAGGAGGCCACCGCGATCCAGTGGACGCTGTGGGGCAAGCAGGCCGAGAACGCGGCCGAGTACCTGGGCAAGGGTTCGCACGTGAACATCGTGGGCCGAGTGCGCAACAACAACTACGAGAAGGACGGCGAAACCGTCTACGGCATGGCCTTCACGGCCGAGGAAATCGACTACCTGGACAGCCGTGCCGAGAGCGAAGCGCGCCGCGCCCGAGGTGACGAACCCGACGGCGCCGCCGGCAACCACCCGGGCCAAGGCGAGCAGCCCGCCGCGCCTGCAGCCAGCCGCAGCCCCAAGGCCCGCAGCCCGCGCCAGCCGGCACGCGCCAGCGCCTGA
- a CDS encoding ParB-like partition protein (PFAM: ParB-like nuclease domain; KorB domain~TIGRFAM: ParB-like partition proteins), whose protein sequence is MTLKLDDLAALDAPSLNSPGLPMLVPVNAITEDPDQPRHEFDTNALQELAATIRERGVRQPISVRPHLQQAGRWLLNFGARRLRASILAGLTEIPAFIDTTADSYDQVLENEQREGLKPLELALFIQKRLARGESQSDIAKRLGKSRQWVTLATALIEAPDWLMDAYRQGRCRGLTELYELRRLHGDHPEHVQAWAGATDTITRERLVALKGELTERDAALVPAARPSATTPAAQDPAATSDEAPARATGQRVPRHQQTNQRIHVEFDGQDFQLVVSVAPLQGGHLYLRPLSGGPRRLAPAAAIKLRGFVGR, encoded by the coding sequence ATGACGCTGAAGCTTGACGACCTGGCGGCCCTGGACGCGCCCAGCCTGAACAGCCCCGGCCTGCCGATGCTGGTGCCGGTGAACGCCATCACCGAAGACCCGGACCAGCCCCGGCACGAGTTCGACACCAACGCGTTGCAGGAACTGGCCGCCACCATCCGAGAACGCGGCGTTCGCCAGCCCATCTCGGTTCGCCCGCACCTGCAACAGGCCGGCCGCTGGCTGTTGAACTTCGGCGCCCGGCGCCTGCGGGCTTCCATCCTGGCGGGCCTGACCGAGATTCCCGCCTTCATCGACACCACGGCCGACAGCTACGACCAGGTGCTGGAAAACGAACAGCGCGAAGGCCTGAAGCCGCTGGAGCTGGCCCTGTTCATCCAGAAGCGCCTGGCCCGTGGCGAGAGCCAGTCCGACATTGCCAAGCGCCTGGGCAAGAGCCGCCAGTGGGTGACCCTGGCCACCGCCCTGATTGAAGCGCCGGACTGGTTGATGGACGCCTACCGCCAGGGCCGCTGCCGGGGCCTGACCGAGCTGTACGAACTGCGCCGCCTGCACGGCGACCACCCCGAGCACGTGCAGGCCTGGGCCGGCGCCACGGACACCATCACCCGCGAACGCCTGGTGGCCTTGAAGGGCGAACTGACCGAGCGGGACGCTGCCTTGGTGCCCGCCGCACGGCCCAGCGCCACCACACCCGCGGCACAGGACCCGGCGGCGACCAGTGATGAAGCACCCGCACGCGCCACGGGCCAGCGCGTGCCACGGCACCAGCAGACCAACCAGCGCATCCACGTTGAATTCGACGGCCAGGACTTTCAGCTGGTGGTGAGCGTGGCGCCGCTGCAGGGTGGGCACCTGTACCTGCGCCCACTCAGCGGCGGGCCGCGGCGCCTGGCCCCGGCCGCCGCCATCAAGCTGCGTGGGTTCGTCGGCCGCTGA
- a CDS encoding protein of unknown function (DUF932) (PFAM: Domain of unknown function (DUF932)): MYSTTPTLTTRFARNTRVLRAEQPLNEDQMRASAPSIFAEGKHASRSERYTYIPTIQVLRGLRKEGFEPFMVAQGQSRVEGKAEFTKHMIRMRHAGQVLARPEANEIILINSHDGASAYQMLAGMFRFVCCNGLVVGQVVDDIRIPHKGNIQGEVIEGAFRVLDEFEAVGEHTEAMKALQLAPPEEMAFATAALALRFGDRTVEEGGGHQPAPVTAEQLIEARRPEDLGHSLWTTFQRVQENVLRGGQPGRSAQGRRIHTRPVGSIDRGVSLNRALWMLAEEMRKLKAA; this comes from the coding sequence ATGTACTCGACCACTCCCACCCTGACCACGCGTTTTGCCCGCAACACCCGCGTGCTGCGCGCTGAACAGCCGCTGAACGAAGACCAGATGCGCGCCTCGGCGCCGTCCATCTTTGCCGAGGGCAAGCACGCCAGCCGCTCCGAGCGCTACACCTACATCCCCACCATCCAGGTGCTGCGCGGCCTGCGCAAGGAGGGCTTCGAGCCCTTCATGGTGGCGCAGGGGCAAAGCCGCGTGGAAGGCAAGGCCGAGTTCACCAAGCACATGATCCGCATGCGCCATGCGGGCCAGGTGCTGGCCCGGCCGGAGGCGAATGAAATCATCCTGATCAACAGCCACGACGGCGCCAGCGCCTACCAGATGCTGGCCGGCATGTTCCGCTTTGTCTGCTGCAACGGCCTGGTGGTGGGCCAGGTGGTGGACGACATCCGCATCCCGCACAAGGGCAACATCCAGGGGGAGGTGATCGAAGGTGCCTTCCGCGTGCTGGACGAGTTCGAAGCGGTGGGCGAGCACACCGAGGCCATGAAGGCGTTGCAGCTGGCCCCGCCCGAAGAAATGGCGTTTGCCACCGCCGCGCTGGCGCTGCGTTTTGGTGACCGCACGGTGGAGGAGGGCGGTGGCCACCAGCCCGCACCCGTCACGGCCGAGCAGTTGATTGAAGCGCGCCGGCCCGAAGACCTGGGCCACAGCCTGTGGACCACCTTCCAGCGGGTGCAGGAAAACGTGCTGCGCGGGGGCCAGCCCGGTCGCAGCGCGCAAGGCCGGCGCATCCACACCCGGCCGGTGGGCAGCATCGACCGCGGGGTCAGCCTGAACCGCGCGTTGTGGATGTTGGCCGAGGAAATGCGCAAGCTGAAGGCGGCATAG